A genome region from Mugil cephalus isolate CIBA_MC_2020 chromosome 13, CIBA_Mcephalus_1.1, whole genome shotgun sequence includes the following:
- the LOC125018890 gene encoding protein FAM53B-like isoform X1, with translation MVIIFSKTLEKKKGVNDVRSKNIERRLRELHTMSRGTTLFSCATVEAERWLDMGRSCAIQQRGPCQTGASLGGLWDVMPESESPPWAKEPGSATAITSLIRDLSLCNSSMTSAHAASTAAHYTTTATSQAPAAPPSKRQCRSLSFSDEFSGSRSFWRPQGSRVWTAVEKRRCHSGGSVRGGGGGVGVGVGVGGGGGHFPTMQRSSSFSFPSRCSIPSDGALDLPFFNQRLPLHPQFTATPVSPTSPSSHHHHSHNHLFLRPLSLSHEQISLPELQREEASETSSPDSTPELGRRAGQRAAGNRCLSRSRSQPCVLNDKKIGMKRRRPDEAQEQRPSLDLAKMTQKLQTFQSLSCPGFSATECCQSSLPLPCFETSGQQDPFAAVSELGLESRQEARGDDEEEDSSYEELDSDSACSVDSRPGSPEDIVDGKRALWKGDCGTQRDIFQLGGELDLDQIERN, from the exons ATGGTGATCATTTTCTCGAAAACactggaaaagaagaagggtgTCAATGATGTAAGGTCCAAGAACATCGAGAGACGGCTG CGTGAGCTCCACACTATGAGCAGAGGGACCACCCTCTTCTCCTGTGCAACAGTGG AGGCAGAAAGGTGGCTGGACATGGGGAGAAGCTGTGCCATACAACAGAGAGGTCCATGTCAGACTGGTGCCAGTCTGGGGGGCCTGTGGGATGTGATGCCTGAGTCGGAGAGCCCTCCCTGGGCCAAAGAACCAGGCAGCGCCACGGCAATCACCAGTCTGATAAGAGACCTCAGTctctgcaacagcagcatgacCAGTGCCCACGCCGCGTCCACTGCCGCACACTACACCACTACAGCTACCAGCCAAGCTCCTGCAGCGCCCCCGAGCAAACGTCAGTGCCGCTCACTGTCGTTCTCCGATGAATTCAGCGGGTCCCGCTCTTTTTGGAGGCCCCAAGGCTCCCGAGTGTGGACGGCAGTAGAGAAGCGAAGGTGCCACAGTGGAGGAagtgtcagaggaggaggaggaggagtaggagtaggagtaggagttggaggaggaggaggccattTTCCCACCATGCAGCGTAGCTCCAGCTTCAGCTTTCCCTCACGCTGCAGCATCCCCTCAGACGGAGCCCTCGACCTGCCATTCTTCAACCAGCGGCTGCCTCTCCACCCGCAGTTCACTGCCACTCCAGTCTCCCCTACCTCTCCTTCCTCACATCATCACCACTCCCACAATCATCTCTTCCTCAGGCCTCTCTCCCTTTCCCATGAGCAAATTAGCCTGCCAGAGCTTCAGAGGGAAGAGGCTTCAGAGACCAGCTCTCCAGACTCCACCCCAGAGTTAGGGAGGCGAGCTGGCCAGAGAGCTGCAGGAAACAGGTGTCTCTCTCGGAGCAGGTCCCAGCCCTGCGTGCTAAACGACAAAAAAATTGGTATGAAACGCAGGAGACCGGACGAAGCCCAGGAGCAGCGTCCCTCCCTGGACCTGGCAAAGATGACACAG AAACTTCAGACCTTTCAGAGCTTAAGCTGCCCTGGATTCTCTGCCACAGAGTGCTGCCAGTCGAGCCTGCCCCTGCCCTGCTTTGAGACCTCTGGCCAGCAAGATCCATTCGCCGCTGTGTCGGAGCTGGGGCTGGAGTCACGACAGGAAGCGAGAGGAGATGACGAGGAAGAGGACTCATCCTACGAGGAGCTGGATAGCGACTCTGCTTGTAGCGTGGACTCACGGCCCGGGTCTCCCGAAGACATTGTGGACGGTAAACGGGCCCTCTGGAAGGGTGACTGCGGGACACAGAGGGACATTTTCCAGCTGGGCGGAGAGCTGGATCTTGACCAGATTGAaagaaactga
- the LOC125018890 gene encoding protein FAM53B-like isoform X2 produces MGRSCAIQQRGPCQTGASLGGLWDVMPESESPPWAKEPGSATAITSLIRDLSLCNSSMTSAHAASTAAHYTTTATSQAPAAPPSKRQCRSLSFSDEFSGSRSFWRPQGSRVWTAVEKRRCHSGGSVRGGGGGVGVGVGVGGGGGHFPTMQRSSSFSFPSRCSIPSDGALDLPFFNQRLPLHPQFTATPVSPTSPSSHHHHSHNHLFLRPLSLSHEQISLPELQREEASETSSPDSTPELGRRAGQRAAGNRCLSRSRSQPCVLNDKKIGMKRRRPDEAQEQRPSLDLAKMTQKLQTFQSLSCPGFSATECCQSSLPLPCFETSGQQDPFAAVSELGLESRQEARGDDEEEDSSYEELDSDSACSVDSRPGSPEDIVDGKRALWKGDCGTQRDIFQLGGELDLDQIERN; encoded by the exons ATGGGGAGAAGCTGTGCCATACAACAGAGAGGTCCATGTCAGACTGGTGCCAGTCTGGGGGGCCTGTGGGATGTGATGCCTGAGTCGGAGAGCCCTCCCTGGGCCAAAGAACCAGGCAGCGCCACGGCAATCACCAGTCTGATAAGAGACCTCAGTctctgcaacagcagcatgacCAGTGCCCACGCCGCGTCCACTGCCGCACACTACACCACTACAGCTACCAGCCAAGCTCCTGCAGCGCCCCCGAGCAAACGTCAGTGCCGCTCACTGTCGTTCTCCGATGAATTCAGCGGGTCCCGCTCTTTTTGGAGGCCCCAAGGCTCCCGAGTGTGGACGGCAGTAGAGAAGCGAAGGTGCCACAGTGGAGGAagtgtcagaggaggaggaggaggagtaggagtaggagtaggagttggaggaggaggaggccattTTCCCACCATGCAGCGTAGCTCCAGCTTCAGCTTTCCCTCACGCTGCAGCATCCCCTCAGACGGAGCCCTCGACCTGCCATTCTTCAACCAGCGGCTGCCTCTCCACCCGCAGTTCACTGCCACTCCAGTCTCCCCTACCTCTCCTTCCTCACATCATCACCACTCCCACAATCATCTCTTCCTCAGGCCTCTCTCCCTTTCCCATGAGCAAATTAGCCTGCCAGAGCTTCAGAGGGAAGAGGCTTCAGAGACCAGCTCTCCAGACTCCACCCCAGAGTTAGGGAGGCGAGCTGGCCAGAGAGCTGCAGGAAACAGGTGTCTCTCTCGGAGCAGGTCCCAGCCCTGCGTGCTAAACGACAAAAAAATTGGTATGAAACGCAGGAGACCGGACGAAGCCCAGGAGCAGCGTCCCTCCCTGGACCTGGCAAAGATGACACAG AAACTTCAGACCTTTCAGAGCTTAAGCTGCCCTGGATTCTCTGCCACAGAGTGCTGCCAGTCGAGCCTGCCCCTGCCCTGCTTTGAGACCTCTGGCCAGCAAGATCCATTCGCCGCTGTGTCGGAGCTGGGGCTGGAGTCACGACAGGAAGCGAGAGGAGATGACGAGGAAGAGGACTCATCCTACGAGGAGCTGGATAGCGACTCTGCTTGTAGCGTGGACTCACGGCCCGGGTCTCCCGAAGACATTGTGGACGGTAAACGGGCCCTCTGGAAGGGTGACTGCGGGACACAGAGGGACATTTTCCAGCTGGGCGGAGAGCTGGATCTTGACCAGATTGAaagaaactga